Proteins encoded in a region of the Phocoena phocoena chromosome X, mPhoPho1.1, whole genome shotgun sequence genome:
- the RAB9B gene encoding ras-related protein Rab-9B has translation MSGKSLLLKVILLGDGGVGKSSLMNRYVTNKFDSQAFHTIGVEFLNRDLEVDGRFVTLQIWDTAGQERFKSLRTPFYRGADCCLLTFSVDDRQSFENLGNWQKEFIYYADVKDPEHFPFVVLGNKVDKEDRQVTTEEAQAWCMENGDYPYLETSAKDDTNVTVAFEEAVRQVLAVEEQLEHCMLGHTIDLNSGSKAGSSCC, from the coding sequence ATGAGTGGGAAATCCCTGCTCTTAAAGGTCATTCTCTTGGGTGATGGTGGAGTTGGGAAAAGCTCGCTCATGAACCGTTATGTAACCAATAAATTTGACTCCCAGGCTTTTCACACCATAGGGGTAGAGTTCTTAAATCGAGATCTGGAGGTAGATGGACGTTTTGTAACTCTCCAGATCTGGGACACTGCAGGGCAGGAACGCTTCAAGAGCCTTAGGACACCCTTCTACAGGGGAGCAGACTGCTGCCTCTTGACTTTCAGCGTGGATGACCGGCAGAGCTTTGAGAACCTTGGTAATTGGCAGAAAGAATTCATCTACTACGCAGATGTGAAAGACCCTGAGCACTTCCCCTTTGTAGTTCTGGGTAACAAAGTAGACAAAGAGGATAGGCAAGTGACTACTGAGGAGGCACAGGCCTGGTGCATGGAGAATGGAGATTACCCTTATCTAGAAACAAGTGCCAAAGATGATACTAATGTGACAGTGGCCTTTGAAGAAGCTGTCAGGCAGGTGTTAGCTGTAGAGGAACAGCTGGAGCATTGTATGTTAGGTCACACTATTGACTTGAACAGTGGTTCCAAAGCAGGATCTTCATGCTGTTAA